The window TGCATGTGAAGTCTCAGACACAGGGATATTGTCTTTTCTTTTGCCGTGGGTCAACCGAGACTAAGCAGGGTGTCTGAAAGAGACTAGCTTGCTAGAAATATGTTACATTACGAACCGGGCGCAGCCAGTCAAGTGACGCAAGGAAGCGTGTTtggcagccgcgggcggggcgggcaCTGAACCTGGCGCTTAGGTTCCTTTTTTCAGGCAAGAGCTTTGAAAAGTTCAATGTTGAGACGATATTtcacgcagcagacgccacGATGAACACTAACTGTCTGCGCTGCGGAGACTGGAAGAAACTCAGCCACTGCCTCCGTAGCTACAGAGAACGCAGCACGTGCACACAACCAGGAAACGCGCTTGAAGTTGAACCATAAGCCTGCAGTAAGCAACGAAAAAATCCCTCGTGAATCTCACTCTAATGCGCACGCGGGACTGCGTTTTTTCTGCCGGTATACCGACTTGCGGAGGCAAAACTCCTGTCGTATGACCCGTGTCCTCTAGAGCTGAGAGGCTGCATGACGTCTGCCAGCAGAGCGTGATAACGGCGACTCCGAGGAAATGGATCTTCACAGCGATGTAGCGTCGGCGACGGGGATCAACACCGATTTCTGGGCCCGACCTCCTTTGAGCGCCAGCTCTCCTCACAGCCTGCCGACCCCGGTCGGATCCCCTCACAGGTatctcgcgggcggcggagggaggggcgcTCCCGGTCCGGGTATGAAAACTTCTCGTGGGATATCGCCAGGAAAGAACCCTGGGAGTCTCGGGTCGTCAAAGCGCACTTGCAGCTCCCTGCCTGCTTTCTTTTCGGCCTGCTCTTTGGTCCGCGCGTATGGTGCGCGTTGCGGCGAAGGCTTTGCAGGCCTCGCTTTAGGCGTGGCGGGCtcgggaggcgaggaaggcggcatCAGGCAAGTCGAAGTCGAAGAGACGTACGTCGCGTTCCCTCCTGCGAGTATTCGGCTCGCGCGAATGCCTCTGGCTCGTGCGCTTTCGACGATTTTCGGTACGCCTAAAAGAACCACCAAGTGACACAAACACGGCGCGGTAAAACCAGCCTCGTCCTACGAGCGAGACAGTGCATTTCCTTGCTCCAGACCCCTCGCTGTGCCTACGATATGAGCATGAATCCTCTGTCAACCCTGTGTCGATCCTCCCACGTGTCTTCGGGCGAGACATTTAACGCTGTCTTCGACACACGGAACAATCGTGAATATATGTGGACAACGATTATTTCTTTTATTTATTGTAATTAAAAAAATGGGAATACTTTGTGAGGCTTCATTTAATTATCGATCTAATGAATTCTTAATAAAAAATTATAAAGTTTTAAACTTTACTTCTGAAAAATATTTAGATAAAATAACACGCGCACAGCAGATCAAGCCACCGGAAGAAACCTACGTTTTCCATTTGTCACTCCCATGCATCGACCAGCAAGCAAACCGCTACGCGCATCGCCGAGCTTCCAGTTTGCCCCCGCTTCAATAGGGAGAGCCACACACCTCGTGATATTGCATTTTTGCAGTTGCTCTCCGCACTAAGCGGGAGATGTAGAGCATAGACCACTCACCGAACTCCGTAGGTGTGAAGGAGAGAAATTCACCGTTGTGGAACCAAGTTGCAGGCCGCGTGGGATCGTCAGGCTTGACAGCGGGAAGCTGCTCCGTCTCGTACACCGGCTCAAGCTCCTTCTCAGTCTGCATTTTTGCCACGTCGGGTTTCTTTTTCGACAGTGCGGGCGTTTCGATCAGCATGCGGCTGAAATCTGCGGCACGGAACGCATGGACGCACACGGAACGCAGCGTGGCTCAGCCTCGACCAGTGCCGTTGCACCGCGTGGCGCGTGTCTGgctttatatatatatatatatatatatatatatatatatatatatatatatatatatatatatatacaggcATGCAGCACTTTATAACTTGGTGCTGCTGGATGCGGGCAACGATGCATATGGCAAGAGACGGCAGATATGAAGATAGAAAGGAAGGAAGACCCGGACACAGACCGCAACGTGAATACTTGGATGTCTCGCCCTGCGGGATCCAACCCTGCTGGCGGTCTgagcaggcgacgacgcggacacACGGTCAAAAACGGAAAGAAAAGGGTAGAGAACACGATGTATCGCAGCGGTAATTCAGGATGTCTCTCCGCCTACGTTAATTATCTCTATCCCGTTGACGACTTTTCTCTCCTAGAGTGTTCGCCAGCTGCCGTCCGTATTCGTCTCACAGGCACGCGTCTCCTCACCTCGTTGCCAAAATCTCGACTTGAACGCTTCCACAGGCTCCCGCTCGCAAGCGGAGAGCATTTCGCGACGAAGGTGTTTCTTGCTGAGACAGAGTCGCACAGAGACCGCAGCAAGTGCAGCCATGCAAATGCGGGCTACGCCTTGTCGCGAAGTATCTGTATACGCGTCCCCAAGGCTGTGCCTGTAGTATGATGCAGACTGAGTCGTCCCGCCCACAATCGTCCTGCCGGCTTAGCCGAACCCGTTCCCTCTCATGCAGGAGTCGGCGGATAGGGGAAGACAGATACGTGCCACGGCGTTAGCAGGGGGCATCCCAAACATCGGACTTGTCAGATATTTCTGACTGACTCGGCATGCTCTAGTCTGTGTGCTCGTATGAGCGGAGCGAGACCGTTTGCGTCCGGGGCACCGGCTGGGGGCCAGAAAGCGAAACTGCTAGCTAGTGGCGCGAGGGCTTACAGGCTAAGTTGCGTTAGACGCAGGATGTATTCAGTGTTTTCCTTGAGCGCTGCCTTCTCCATtctggcggcctctctgcgctgttCGATCTCGGTGGCAATGGCAGAGACGTATTTGAGCCTCTCCGTCTTGAAGCGCGACTCTCGGGCTCGCAGTTCttgctctttcttctccagcGCTTTGTGGATCTGAAAGAAAAGCGAAGCGCAGGACGGCCGCATAGCGTTTTCAAAACTATGAGGgtggatcgcggatcattaGTACAAAGACTATACGGGACTGGAAGCATATCATCCCCATTAGCTTGTTTTATCCTTGCGGTATTGCACAGGGCACTCAAGTTGCTTGGTTGCGTTGGGCGCTCGACAGCGTACTTCCACAAGGTGTTGACGTCGTTCCTTGTGGAGTGCGCGAATTTCTTCAGGATCGTCAAGTTCAAACGCGACGGGCAGGTAGTCCGCGACGCCGTGCTGAATCGACTTGTAAGTCACATCCATATCTGCTTGGAGCTGAGAAATGCATACAGAAAGGCATAGAGAGGCGTCTCTGTCGTATTTTCTTCCGCACGTCCGCCTAACTGTGAAGACGTGTCCACATGCTGGTGCAGGGAGATCCCCATAGACCGCGAAGCCAGGTCATTTTATGGTAAGCGCGAAAAACGGAGAGGATAGTCTCGTGCAAGATCCGCACTATCTATGAGCAGCTCCATATATCTATAAGAAAAAACACGGAGACCGGGCGGGAATGCAACGGTATTTGCTGCGCGTGGAAGCCAGGCAACTCCGCATCTCGCGCAGATCCGAAAGACAAGTAGCCACGTGTGTGTGGGTCGGCTCACTTTGGCGACCGAGTCAATGTATTGGTTGAGTTGTTCGCGATTCGCCTTCTCGACGAGGTTGTGCAGACTGCCGACGTCGCCGTGAACTTTCAAGTTCTTGAGGACCGCTTGCATGGTGTTCTGCGGACAAAGACAAGGCAGTAAAAAGAGTCTCCCAGTATATCCGCTACGCTCAGGAACGAAACGTACCCTGCGACTGTTACCGGCACTTCATATCCTCGTGAGAGGTGGAAAAACGCCGCGCAAGTTGGTGCATCGAGACGGCGTACGGATAACCAGTCTCCTGTGTGCGTCACAGTTTAGACGCGTTCCTTGGAGGAGCTGAGCAGATTAATGCGAGTAAGGAGCGTAAACCGCTTCTCGGTGCAGTCTCTGTTTCGGACAAGCATGCCCACGAATCAACACGGGAAAGATCAAGCCCTGCACTGTTCTTACGTCGCGACCCAGCAGGGTCTTGGAGTACCGCAGGAGCATTTCCGTCGTCTCTGTAAACAGAAAAACGATACCACGCCGAGCTGTTGAGTCGTCAGCCCTGAGCTCCGCACAGTTGGAGAGTCCGCAAAGCCAAGGCATGAACCGTAAAGCGAATTTCGCTGTTTCCAGCTACAATGGCGGACTCACCTCTGAGATGCTCGCCAGACGTGTCAACCTGAAAAAACAAGTTAGTCACGTGTCACAAACCACGCGATAAAAGGAGGCGACTCAGTGCGTAAAAAAAACATGCAACGAAGCAAACCTGGGAACGCGGGCGGGTAAAGACTACCCGCAACATCTCCTGACCGCGCGAAAAAGGCTGTTTGTTTCAGCCACCTGCAGGATAGGATTTCCAGCGTCGACTGAGTACGTGACGCGTGCCGTAATCGCCCCAGCACGACGCTCGCTTGCCACATCGAAAAAGTGCTTCCTAGGCAAAAGGGTCCCTCTTCGGGCTCGGGCGACCCCGGGGCGTGTGTGCCGCTACCCCCTACTGGTTTGCTGCCCCTCCATGCTTCCAGGTGTTCGCGGCGTACAATGTCTGCGTCGTAGTCCAGCTTCGCCCTCTCCAGgatctcctccgcctcctcgacggAGGGGAAACGCGGGTAGGGACAGATCGGAGGCGGATTCGCGGCCTTGCTCCACCTGCGCTCGAacgtcgcggcgaggcgtaTCAAACTGTCGGTTGGGTTCACGACGTTGACCAACTCAAACAGCCGCTGCGGTCGACAAGCAGGCACGCACGAAGCAACGCGGATGTCGCttggcctctccgcgcggaggcTCAGAATCGGCGCTGCAAAAGCGAATCCCGGAGCGCTCCGGCCTGCTGCAGTCGCAACCCACCTCAGGAGGCGTCTCGTCTTCAACAGGCCCCGCCGGGCGAGGACGGAAGGGCGAGCCTTTGATCGGGCGGCCGTGATAAGAGACTGAGCGACAACACCCGCACGGCGAAAGGCGTCGCGAGTGAAGCGCGTCAAACCGCAGATTCAGGGACCAGAACGATACAGAGATgccgaagccgcagacgcgcttgAATGAGAAAACGCGAAAGAAAAACTCGCAGCGAAACGCAGCCAAAGCAGGCAATAGGGCGGAGCGAAACGGCTAGCACGGACGGGGGATCAGAAGCCACGACCGGGAGAACATCGCGGGCagtggagagaagagaaggataCACAGACGGCAGAGACCGGTCAAAAAACGGGTGAAGTGAGGTCCAACAAAGCGACACACAcagaaggcccgcgcggcagaaaaagaagagagctTACTGCTGATTTCAACGAAGTTCCGCTCGGCCCCCTGAGACACGAAGTACTTGACCCAATACTGCACAAGCACGGCAGccagcacacacacacacacacacacacacacaggagAACGACTATTAATACAGACAaaaacatacatatatataagtatattCACTCGCTTGGGTGCGAAACCGCAGATTTGACTCAGACTACCGACGAGAGCGGCACAGGTCGGTGGACGAGTAACTTGCCCAGCTTGTCTCGCGCAAACCGAATCGTTTCACACAAGCCAGTCAcgccgtcgctctgcgcgccgtcgcagaaGAACTGAGCGACAGAAAGACGAGGTTCACTACCGGCCTGTCTTCGCTTGCTGCGCAAGTACAATGCTCTACTCGTCTATGGTAGACTGCTAGAATGAGCATGAGCGGATCTTGACGTCTCGTCGCAACGAGACAGGCACGAACGCGCAAAGAATAGAGAGTCAGCACAGAACAAGGAAAAGCGGTCCTGTAGGAAAGCAGGCATCTAGCCAGAATCCGAGTGAAACTAAAACAGAGGAAACCCGGATGAACTGCGTACCTTTCCGTCATGCATGTCCGTTGTTTCGACGATCTTCGCCGCCCCCAGGCCCACCACGGTGAACTTCTCACCTCCTCTGAAGGCcccgagagacagaaaaccACAAGGAAAGAAACGAATGCAGAGGGAACGACGCAGAGCCACCAGCAGCCAGTCGCCTCGCACGCTGCGGCAACCAGGCCCTGGGAAAAagacgcagcgaggcagcgcgaagcgccggcgccctcagAAGCGTCCTGTCAGCGCCTACCCTGCGCGAGACTGTTGGATGGGAACCAGCCGAGTCAGCTGCGCAAAATGCAGGCCCTGTGGTCTTGTGGCGTCGATCGGTCGCAAAAAAAGCGAGGCCTCGAAAGGCGTTCGCTCCAGAACCCAGGGGCTTACGTTGTCACGTCGTTGCCGTGAGCATCTTTCGCCTGAATCATAATCTCCTGAGGACGCCAGTGCACAGAAATGCCAGGCGAGACGTGTGTGGAGGCGGCCAGCGCAACCCAACACGCAGTCGACCTGCAAGAGGGCAGCAAAGTCAATGAAGTGTTCACATGCATACTTACGTTGATCCCGCCTCCCAGAGCGAAAACTTGCGTTCCGTCGCCGTATGCCTCGCAGCTGTCCGCTGTTGTGGTTCCCGGTGCGACATTTACTTGGTATGGCGAGCCTGGAAAAAGCGAATAAAGCCAACACGGAGTGGTGAGAATGCACAGAGCAGACCAGTCGCTCGGGCAGCTGTGGAAGGTGTAAACAAAAACTTGCGGGCGTCAGCATGTGGATCGGAGGACCGTATTTACGGGAACGCCCTCTAAATTCATCACACATGCGGATATGCACGTCCTGGTCTACGCGGGCTTTCACAGGCAGCATTTCGTTCACTGCAAACCGCGAGGCCGACGTGAAGCGCAATCGCCTCAGTTCGAGGAAGAAAATCGTCATAAAAACCGTGTATACGAGCGGTAGGCATGTGCCGAGGGGGGGTgtgcagggagagagggagagctgTTGTCGCGAGTTAGACAAGCTGTGCTTCTCAAATCCCATGCGCCGTTGACTTTCCCAATAGCAGTGGCGAATTCAACATAGCCAAACGCGTTCTCTGTGTGGCAGACTCTGTCGCGATGGTCAGACTCGCGCCCCAGGCTATCCCTCGTCACCCGCGCCTCACACTCGCGTCGCTTGACCTCCACAGAAACCCCCTGCGCTTACCTGCAACAGGAATCCGGTCATTTAGGTAAATGTAAATggcgtgcggcgtcgccacgGTGAGGCAGTAGTCTACCTGAGAGAAAAGGCCCGGAAAGCGAATTCAGATGAAGGATCGCGAAAGCCGAAAACAGAGCCAGTACCGTGCAGGGGGCATCTTCAGCTCAGTCTCTCTGGAGCTGACATCAGCGCGACCCACGCGAAAGGACCGAACGCGAACGAGTGCCGCAAGAGGGACAGACAGACGACCAGGAAATGCGGTTTGACGGCGACTgtgaagcgaggcgaggggtGAGCAGTGCCGCCAGCACCGAGCTTTTCTGGTTGTTTCACGTGCCCACCGTGTAGGTTCCATCTCCACTATCAAATACGTGGCCGTCTTGCGTGTCTTTTTTTCGGCGGTGCACAGATCTCTGGGCTGGCGGAAGATATTGGTTTCTCCGCTCCGCATCAGAGTCGTAGTCCTCCTCCGGGCCGTCATCGTCACCTAGCCGTTTCACCCTTTCCCGCGCGCGGTCAGCTGCAGGGGGCTTTATCTGCTCCACGTACACCGTGAAAACGGCTGTACCGCATCTAATGAACGTCCCGTCGCTCGCGACCGCTTGAATTGTGAACTGCCgacacgcatgcacacagaaAACCTGAGCTGGTGGCACCTGCCAGGAAACATAAGACACTGACACGTACATTCTCGCCGggtacgtatgtatgtagcGGTCGTACCGTCAGAGGCATGCACAACTCGCGCCTGGATAGACAGACGTCGATGCAGGTAACTCGCAACAAACTAGCCAGAAAAATGTGTCCTCAGGGCACAGGGGAACGCTTCTGCACAAGGTAGAATGACTTGTCAACCCGGTCCGCTCCCACACCGCCTAGTCAAGTTTCTGAGGGGAGGGAGCAATTCTCTGCAGTGTATACGTCAGCTGGCAAACTGTGCCGCAAATGTCGCTCCGCATACTCCGTTTCCGCGGGTACAGGAGTGTCTGCCGACGCCTCCCAACACGGGTTCCTTGTGCGATGAACACGCGAAAACTTTCGAGCTCTCTGCTTACCGTCGCCATACGGCCAGCCTCTGCTTGCTCGACGCCCGGTCCAAAGACGCGGCATCGTGTAGGATCGACTTCTGCGCGGAGGTCTCGCGCCGGACGAAATTCGCCGCACTCGAGATCCTGCAGGGAGCGCGAATGGCACGCAGTAACAATGGGGATCAGCAGATTGGCGCGGAAGAGAGCGATGGACAAAGCGAAGAGGGCGGAAGCTGCCTGCTCTTCGCGTCTGGAAAGGGAAGACTTACTTCgtggagaggagggagaaagaGGTCTGCAGGAGCTTGCCGAGGCCTGTGAACACATAGAACATCCGCGCCAAGTTCTCCGCAGCCGGGGTTCGAACGCAAGCGCTCATATCACACCGGCAGTCGCTATGCGGGGAGCCGCACATGTTCGAGTCCTCTCGCATGTCCCTCTAGAAAAGGCGATTCAGACAGTCGTTGACGAAGCAAAGTGGATGAAAGCTCTAGGGTCCTGAGGCGGTATCGCCTATTACGATGAAGAATTGCGCGCTGCAAAGTGTTATCGGGCAGTCTGCAGCCACCATCCAAAATGGAGGTGAACTTGAGTTGGGCCGGGTTGCTTCTGGTCCGGGCGCGATCCCATCTGGCATACACAGAAGTGCGCTAGCGCCTCGCCATTACAAGAGGAGTTTCCTGCGCCGGGCGGTCAGCGAAGAAAGTACCTCATCCAGAACcagaggcgctggcgtcACGCACGTGTCTGCTGTAACTGTTCGCGGGGACCTACGAGACCAGTGCTGGTTCGGCTTTCTTGAGGTGTTTGAGTGAAACACTTACTGAACAGTCTCCGGACACTCGGGGTGACTGTATGCGTCCCACATGCCTGGAGGCAAGACAGAAGATCCACTCGTGGTGACAGTAGCCTCCACAATATGTCTGTGTGTACATGCGATGCATGGTATGTATGCTAGGAAAAGATCGGAGTGCAGCTATCGGCAAACTGAAGAGAGGACCTCGT is drawn from Besnoitia besnoiti strain Bb-Ger1 chromosome VI, whole genome shotgun sequence and contains these coding sequences:
- a CDS encoding filamin repeat-containing protein (encoded by transcript BESB_068090); translation: MFLPSGSFLSEAVRGQATLANSVFADSLHDDDDIAKATPPWLSPPANTRRRAPGSPRRRFSPHFQTEAIHIAPQSVVEHPSRKLSTSKSIQPSRSNSSLHSKDRSASPRGQGRASMLSPQISREWISSSRPKKLSSEVGTPSGRGRENKEGTLAAGGNKDLKSIGSRSAGGSKDLKSFGSRSAGGSKDLKSFGSRSAGGSKDLKSFGSRSAGGSKDLKSFGSRSAGTAGGKASPRPTSPGPSLAEQKTPAGGKDGKRRPARTKSALNSKAGPQKKHDQMQLTTFRGLYGSKLSISSAASDPESVLSPRNGGSVHARSDDEGSPTAEDASPLANSVQFRSFSASQTAQETYDQAWWLAQNEQERELEGRVLPVLSIPTPKVPAPKKRRESKSLRTSGLKQSDADTPDAKSGALLPWERSQAIAARDTLAHLEKRSRSEVPLVCDVFTPADEGMYLGMWDAYSHPECPETVQPRQAPADLFLPPLHEDLECGEFRPARDLRAEVDPTRCRVFGPGVEQAEAGRMATFTIQAVASDGTFIRCGTAVFTVYVEQIKPPAADRARERVKRLGDDDGPEEDYDSDAERRNQYLPPAQRSVHRRKKDTQDGHVFDSGDGTYTVDYCLTVATPHAIYIYLNDRIPVAGSPYQVNVAPGTTTADSCEAYGDGTQVFALGGGINEIMIQAKDAHGNDVTTGGEKFTVVGLGAAKIVETTDMHDGKYWVKYFVSQGAERNFVEISISYHGRPIKGSPFRPRPAGPVEDETPPERLFELVNVVNPTDSLIRLAATFERRWSKAANPPPICPYPRFPSVEEAEEILERAKLDYDADIVDTSGEHLRETTEMLLRYSKTLLGRDNTMQAVLKNLKVHGDVGSLHNLVEKANREQLNQYIDSVAKLQADMDVTYKSIQHGVADYLPVAFELDDPEEIRALHKERRQHLVEIHKALEKKEQELRARESRFKTERLKYVSAIATEIEQRREAARMEKAALKENTEYILRLTQLSLKKHLRREMLSACEREPVEAFKSRFWQRDFSRMLIETPALSKKKPDVAKMQTEKELEPVYETEQLPAVKPDDPTRPATWFHNGEFLSFTPTEFGVPKIVESARARGIRASRILAGGNATYVSSTSTCLMPPSSPPEPATPKARPAKPSPQRAPYARTKEQAEKKAGRELQVRFDDPRLPGFFPGDIPREVFIPGPGAPLPPPPARYL